Genomic window (Acidobacteriota bacterium):
GGGAGCGGGGGGTTGAGACTGGTCTTGCCAGCCGGGACGAACCCCCGCTCCCTGACGGTCGCGGCTCTGTTTATAGGAATAATTTAGGGTAGGGTTAGGCCGAGCGACTTCTCTACCTGATCGGTGGGCATCATGTCGATGGCGTCCCAGGGGCAGCCATCCAGGAACGTGCCGTCCGGGCCTTTAGAGGTGCACAGCTTGCAGCCGATGCACAGGAACGGGTCCACCACGATGCGGCCGAACGGACCATCGGTCTCCGGCACCCAATACATGCACTCGGCAACAGGACAGTAGGCAACGCAGACGGGAGAGCCTGCGCAGCCCGTGCAACTTTCGTTGATAATGGCCAGTATTTTTGGCTTCTTCTTGCGCGGCGCGGTAGTCCCCGAGGACATCGGGTACATCTTTTCAACTGATCGGTCGGCGGACTGTATCTCAGTGGTAGCCATAAGCAAATAATTATGCTATAGGTTCGTGGTGATTCTCAAGAGGTTGTGCGCAAAGAAATTTACCCGCCACGTTGTTATCAGGCGTATTGACAGGAAAGGTCCGATGTATCGATGCGAACGCGCAGGGCAGCTCTCCGTTTCCTGATGGATGGGAATGCCTCCACCACGCCCTTCTGCTCGTTATTCAACTCCGGGTCGAGCACGATGGTAATCATTCGGATCAGGCGATCACTTTGCTCGCCCACGGGATCGTCGCCATTCTCCCACTTGGAGAGAGTGGAGGGGTCCACATGGATGAGGCGGGAGAACTCCACGCCGGTCTTGCCCAGCCTCTTCCGCAGATAGCGGACCTCCGTGCCGTTCAGCCGCATCGGCTTCTTGACGACGCCGAGCGCCAGCGACCGCAGCAGCCCCTGC
Coding sequences:
- a CDS encoding 4Fe-4S ferredoxin, which translates into the protein MYPMSSGTTAPRKKKPKILAIINESCTGCAGSPVCVAYCPVAECMYWVPETDGPFGRIVVDPFLCIGCKLCTSKGPDGTFLDGCPWDAIDMMPTDQVEKSLGLTLP
- a CDS encoding helix-turn-helix domain-containing protein — translated: MLEVTKKNREMCPDCGKEAPVVHADYPFAECGMKNVMLMGIKVIRCKSCGDSPILSNLQGLLRSLALGVVKKPMRLNGTEVRYLRKRLGKTGVEFSRLIHVDPSTLSKWENGDDPVGEQSDRLIRMITIVLDPELNNEQKGVVEAFPSIRKRRAALRVRIDTSDLSCQYA